The following are encoded together in the Phaseolus vulgaris cultivar G19833 chromosome 9, P. vulgaris v2.0, whole genome shotgun sequence genome:
- the LOC137822230 gene encoding uncharacterized protein, which produces MTLTHFLNDVNSTKETWNVVVRVLRLWCVQDFTKQKIPFSLEMVLQDEEGVRIHASVRRTLIYKFHNQICEDRVYSIQSFTVASNLGSYRTTKHEYKINFQYDEDIIGVLTGVGTERELRKEGRTSKLNVISIDCDGYVSSFRIQCTLFGNYVDQLNAFLAAGEVENVVIAIQFAKVKLFRDNIYIQNCIDCTKVEYNVLTEEALLLKKSCVLLLLFCTFAYFDIRWLKIVRGCRNFCHRKVVDCEKCNKDIGNNNSFELYDQDGKKLYRGSATGKL; this is translated from the exons ATGACGttaactcatttcttaaatGACGTTAATTCAACAAAGGAGACATGGAATGTGGTTGTCAGAGTGTTACGACTATGGTGTGTGCAAGATTTCACCAAACAGAAAATTCCATTTTCACTGGAGATGGTTCTACAGGATGAAGAa GGAGTCCGTATACATGCATCTGTGAGGAGGACTCTTATATACAAATTTCATAATCAAATATGTGAAGATCGTGTATATTCCATACAATCTTTTACTGTTGCCTCCAACTTAGGGTCTTACAGAACAACAAAACATGAGTATAAGATCAACTTTCAGTATGACGAAG ataTAATTGGAGTTCTGACTGGAGTGGGAACAGAACGCGAATTGCGAAAGGAAGGAAGAACTAGCAAACTGAATGTCATCTCCATAGATTGTGATGGGTATGTT AGTAGTTTTCGGATTCAATGCACGCTCTTCGGCAATTATGTAGATCAGTTAAATGCCTTCCTCGCTGCTGGGGAAGTAGAGAATGTAGTTATAGCTATCCAATTTGCCAAAGTAAAGTTGTTCAGAG acAATATCTATATTCAGAACTGCATTGATTGCACAAAAGTGGAATATAATGTACTGACTGAAGAAGCCTTACTGTTGAAAAAGAG TTGTGTATTGCTATTGCTATTTTGTACATTTGCATATTTTGATATTCGATGGTTGAAGATTGTGAGAGGATGCAGAAACTTCTGTCATAGGAAAGTTGTAGATTGTGAGAAATGTAACAAGGACATTGGTAATAACAATTCATTT GAATTGTATGATCAAgatggaaaaaaattatatagagGTTCTGCCACAGGAAAGTTGTAG
- the LOC137820057 gene encoding calcium-transporting ATPase 1, with the protein MESYLNENFGDVKAKNSSEEALQRWRKACWLVKNHKRRFRFTANLSKRFEAEAIRRSNQEKFRVAVLVSQAALQFIHGLNLSTEYTVPDEVKTAGFEICADELGSIVEGRDVKKLKIHGGVEGITNKVNTSVDDGISTSEHLLNQRKEIYGVNKFAESPARGFWVFVWEALQDTTLMILAICALVSLVVGIVMEGWPKGAQDGIGIVASILLVVFVTATSDYRQSLQFKDLDKEKKKITVQVTRNGFRQKLSIYDLLPGDIVHLNIGDQVPADGLFVSGFSVLINESSLTGESEPVNVGELNPFLLSGTKVQDGSCKMLVTTVGMRTQWGKLMATLSEGGDDETPLQVKLNGVATIIGKIGLFFAVVTFSVLVQGLFNRKLREGSQWTWSGDDAMEIVEFFAIAVTIVVVAVPEGLPLAVTLSLAFAMKKMMNDKALVRHLAACETMGSATTICSDKTGTLTTNHMTVVKAYICGKIKEVNSSKVSSDFSSDIHDSSLAILLESIFNNTGGEVVKNKDQKIEILGSPTETALLEFGLSLGGDFLKERQRSKLVKVEPFNSIKKRMGVVLQLPDGGFRAHCKGASEIVLAACDKVVDSSGEVVPLNEDSINHMNNMIETFAGEALRTLCLAYVDIDDEFSVGTPIPTRGYTCIGIVGIKDPVRPGVRESVAICRSAGIVVRMVTGDNINTAKAIARECGILTDGIAIEGPEFREKTEEELLDIIPKIQVMARSSPMDKHTLVKHLRTTFQEVVSVTGDGTNDAPALHEADIGLAMGIAGTEVAKESADVIILDDNFSTIVTVAKWGRSVYINIQKFVQFQLTVNVVALIVNFSSACLTGNAPLTAVQLLWVNMIMDTLGALALATEPPNDELMKRPPVGRKGNFITNVMWRNILGQSIYQFVVIWFLQTRGKAAFHIHGPDSDMILNTLIFNSFVFCQAFNEISSRDMERINVFEGILKNYVFVAVLTCTVVFQIIIVEFLGTYANTSPLSLKQWFGSVLFGAFGMPIAAALKMIPVGSV; encoded by the exons ATGGAGAGTTACCTGAATGAGAATTTTGGGGATGTGAAGGCCAAAAACTCGTCGGAGGAAGCGCTTCAGAGATGGAGGAAGGCTTGTTGGCTTGTTAAGAACCACAAGAGGAGGTTTCGTTTCACTGCTAACCTCTCCAAGCGATTTGAGGCTGAAGCTATCAGACGCTCTAATCAg GAGAAATTCAGAGTTGCAGTGTTGGTTTCGCAAGCTGCTCTTCAGTTTATTCATG GTCTAAATTTGTCAACTGAGTACACTGTACCGGACGAAGTTAAAACTGCGGGGTTTGAAATTTGTGCTGATGAGTTGGGATCAATTGTTGAGGGACGTGATGTGAAGAAGTTAAAAATTCATGGTGGGGTTGAGGGTATCACAAACAAAGTCAATACCTCAGTTGATGATGGGATATCAACATCTGAGCACTTGCTCAATCAGAGAAAAGAAATTTATGGAGTTAATAAATTCGCTGAAAGTCCAGCCCGCGGATTTTGGGTTTTTGTATGGGAAGCCCTTCAAGATACAACCCTGATGATACTTGCTATCTGTGCCTTGGTCTCTTTGGTGGTTGGCATAGTAATGGAAGGGTGGCCCAAGGGAGCACAGGATGGAATTGGTATTGTTGCTAGTATATTGCTTGTAGTGTTTGTCACTGCCACAAGTGATTACAGACAATCACTGCAGTTTAAGGATCTAgataaagagaagaagaaaattacAGTTCAGGTCACGAGAAATGGTTTTAGGCAGAAGCTTTCAATATATGATCTGCTTCCTGGTGACATTGTCCATCTAAATATTGGAGATCAGGTCCCTGCTGATGGGCTTTTTGTGTCTGGTTTCTCTGTGTTAATAAATGAATCAAGCTTGACAGGGGAAAGTGAACCAGTGAATGTTGGTGAACTTAATCCCTTTCTGCTGTCTGGAACCAAAGTCCAAGATGGATCATGCAAGATGCTTGTGACTACTGTTGGAATGAGGACCCAGTGGGGTAAACTAATGGCTACTCTAAGTGAAGGGGGAGATGATGAAACACCTTTGCAGGTAAAACTCAATGGTGTTGCTACCATAATTGGGAAAATAGGCCTCTTTTTTGCAGTTGTGACCttttctgtgttggtccaagggCTATTTAACCGCAAGCTGCGAGAAGGATCCCAGTGGACATGGTCTGGTGATGATGCAATGGAAATTGTGGAATTCTTTGCTATTGCTGTTACTATTGTTGTTGTTGCTGTTCCTGAAGGCTTACCTTTAGCTGTAACATTAAGCCTTGCTTTTGCAATGAAAAAGATGATGAACGATAAGGCACTTGTTCGTCACTTGGCTGCTTGTGAGACAATGGGATCTGCCACTACCATCTGCAGTGACAAGACTGGCACACTAACTACTAACCATATGACAGTTGTAAAAGCTTACATATGTGGGAAGATTAAAGAAGTAAACAGTTCTAAGGTCTCTTCTGATTTCTCATCAGATATTCATGATTCTTCTCTAGCAATTCTACTTGAATCAATATTTAACAACACGGGAGGAGAGGTTGTCAAAAACAAAGATCAGAAGATTGAAATTCTGGGATCACCAACTGAGACTGCACTTTTAGAATTTGGATTGTCACTTGGTGGTGATTTCCTAAAGGAACGACAAAGGTCAAAACTTGTGAAAGTTGAGCCGTTTAATTCTATAAAGAAGCGCATGGGGGTGGTTTTACAGCTTCCTGATGGTGGTTTCAGAGCTCATTGTAAAGGTGCCTCTGAAATAGTTCTAGCTGCATGTGACAAAGTTGTGGACTCAAGTGGCGAGGTTGTTCCACTCAATGAAGACTCCATCAATCACATGAATAATATGATTGAAACATTTGCTGGTGAAGCTCTCCGAACACTTTGCCTTGCTTACGTGGATATTGATGATGAATTTTCTGTTGGAACTCCTATTCCTACTAGGGGTTATACCTGTATAGGAATTGTGGGTATTAAAGATCCAGTTCGCCCTGGTGTTCGAGAGTCCGTTGCCATTTGTAGGTCAGCTGGTATTGTTGTTAGAATGGTTACTGGAGATAACATAAATACAGCAAAGGCTATTGCTAGAGAATGTGGAATTTTAACGGATGGTATTGCAATTGAAGGCCCTGAGTTTCGTGAGAAGACTGAGGAGGAATTGCTTGACATCATTCCGAAGATTCAG GTAATGGCCCGATCTTCTCCAATGGATAAGCATACACTGGTGAAACACTTGAGGACTACATTTCAAGAGGTTGTTTCAGTTACTGGTGATGGAACAAATGATGCTCCAGCACTTCATGAAGCAGATATTGGACTTGCAATGGGCATTGCGGGAACTGAG GTAGCAAAAGAAAGTGCTGACGTAATAATTCTAGATGATAACTTTTCCACTATTGTGACCGTAGCCAAATGGGGCCGCTCGGTCTACATAAACATTCAGAAATTTGTGCAGTTTCAGCTAACTGTTAATGTAGTTGCTTTGATCGTTAATTTCTCTTCTGCCTGTTTGACTG GAAATGCTCCTCTCACTGCTGTTCAACTTCTTTGGGTCAACATGATTATGGACACTCTTGGAGCACTTGCACTTGCCACTGAACCACCTAATGATGAGTTGATGAAAAGACCACCTGTTGGTAGGAAAGGAAACTTCATCACTAATGTGATGTGGAGGAATATCTTGGGGCAGTCTATATATCAATTTGTCGTGATATGGTTCCTACAGACCAGAGGAAAAGCAGCATTTCATATTCATGGCCCAGATTCTGATATGATATTGAATACACTTATTTTCAACTCATTCGTATTCTGTCAG GCTTTCAATGAGATTAGCTCCAGAGATATGGAGAGGATAAATGTGTTTGAAGGTATATTGAAGAATTATGTGTTCGTAGCTGTGCTCACTTGCACTGTGGTCTTCcaaattattattgttgaatTTTTGGGCACCTATGCAAACACATCTCCACTTAGTTTGAAGCAGTGGTTCGGTAGCGTTCTATTTGGAGCCTTTGGCATGCCAATTGCAGCAGCTCTAAAGATGATCCCCGTGGGATCTGTCTAA